The Ornithodoros turicata isolate Travis chromosome 9, ASM3712646v1, whole genome shotgun sequence genome includes a region encoding these proteins:
- the LOC135368580 gene encoding COP9 signalosome complex subunit 4-like, translated as MAAAAGFRLQLGNLALAGGSPKDQADRYRAVLESILKSTDDDLIEGLKIFVEAIVNENVSLVISRQLLTDVGTHLTSLPDDVSKAVSHYTLDRVQPRVVSFEEQVASIRQHLADIYMKNQNWRDAANVLVGIPLETGQRQYSVDYKLETYLKIARLYLEDEDPVQAEAYINRASLLQAETKNEQLHIYYKVCYARVLDYRRKFIEAAQRYNELSYKSIIHEDERMTALRNALICTILASAGQQRSRMLATLFKDERCQQLPAYNILEKMYLDRIIRKSELDDFSALLQSHQKATTADGSTILDRAVVEHNLLSASKLYNNITLEGLGALLEIPPAKAEKIASQMITEGRMNGYIDQIDSIVHFESREILPTWNQQIQSLCFQVNIIIEKITACAPEWMAQALEDQMAT; from the exons ATGGCTGCAGCAGCTGGTTTTCGGCTACAGCTTGGAAATTTAGCACTTGCAGGAGGTTCACCAAAGGATCAAGCGGACAG GTACCGAGCAGTCCTTGAGAGCATATTGAAGTCAACAGATGACGATTTAATCGAAGGCTTGAagatatttgttgaagcaa TTGTCAACGAGAATGTGAGCCTGGTAATATCCCGTCAACTCCTAACCGATGTGGGCACACATTTGACTAGCTTACCCGACGACGTGTCCAAGGCTGTTTCCCACTACACACTTGACAGAGTACAGCCCCGTGTTGTGTCTTTCGAGGAACAG GTTGCCAGCATTAGACAGCACCTTGCTGACATTTACATGAAAAATCAGAATTGGAGAGATGCTGCAAACGTACTTGTTGGCATTCCCTTAGAAACCGGCCAGAG GCAGTATTCTGTTGACTACAAGCTGGAGACCTACCTAAAGATAGCAAGGCTGTATCTTGAAGATGAAGATCCAGTACAAGCTGAGGCCTACATAAATCGAGCATCCCTGCTTCAGGCAGAAACCAAGAATGAGCAGCTCCACATTTACTACAAG GTCTGCTATGCCCGAGTGCTGGACTACAGGCGAAAATTTATAGAGGCTGCACAGAGGTACAATGAGCTGTCTTACAAATCTATCATCCATGAAGACGAGCGCATGACAGCCCTGAGGAACGCACTCATATGCACCATCCTTGCTTCTGCAG GTCAGCAGAGGTCACGTATGTTGGCCACACTTTTCAAGGATGAAAGATGCCAGCAACTCCCTGCTTACAACATACTGGAAAAGAT GTATCTGGACAGAATTATAAGAAAAAGTGAGCTGGATGATTtttctgcacttcttcagtccCACCAGAAAGCCACAACTGCTGATG GTTCCACAATTCTGGACAGAGCAGTGGTTGAACACAATCTACTTTCTGCTAGTAAGCTCTACAATAATATCACGTTAGAGGGACTCGGGGCCCTTTTGGAAATTCCACCGGCAAAG GCAGAGAAGATAGCATCACAAATGATCACGGAGGGACGGATGAACGGCTATATTGATCAGATCGATTCCATCGTGCACTTCGAAA GTCGAGAAATCCTCCCAACATGGAATCAACAAATCCAGAGCTTGTGCTTCCAGGTGAACATCATCATAGAAAAAATAACTGCCTGTGCTCCGGAATGGATGGCTCAAGCTTTGGAAGACCAAATGGCAACTTGA